A region of the Streptomyces sp. NBC_00442 genome:
CCGGTCGCGGCGCCGGGGGCCCGAGCGGGAACCAGTGGCTTCGCCGGTCCCTTCGCCAGTGCCTTCGCCAGTACCTACGCCGGTGCCTTCGGCCGAGTGGGAGCTGTCCATCACTGACGCAGCGTAGCCCTCCGGGGCAGGTTGCGATCGCGGTGACGGCCGGGAAGGCGCCATGTCGCGGGATGACGGTTCCGGTCCCGCATGAGAGCGGTTACCGGCCCGGCCAAGGCTGAGATTTCACCTACTTTGACCGAATCGTTCCCAAGTGGCGCCCGCCAGAAGGCCGGTCACCACCGGCCACCCCCTGTTCCCCTGCAGGTCAGCGCAGTTGCTCAGCGGGCCCCTGTGCCCGAGCTCACACCGCGACACGGGGGAGTGAGCTGGGGGAGAGTCGTCGCGGCCCGGTCAAGAGTGAGGTACCGTCCAACGTCGTGAGCCCTGTACGTCGCTGTTCGCGCACCGCGTGCGGTCGCCCTGCCGTCGCGACGCTGACGTACGTCTACGCGGACTCGACCGCAGTCCTCGGTCCGCTCGCCACCTACGCCGAACCCCACTGCTACGACCTGTGCGCCGAGCACAGCGAGCGCCTGACCGCGCCCCGAGGCTGGGAGGTCGTCCGCCTGACGGACGGCTCCGCTCCGGCGCGCCCCAGCGGCGACGATCTGGAAGCGCTTGCCAACGCCGTACGGGAAGCGGCCCGCCCCCAGGAGCGTGCCGCGGAGGCCGGGGGCCGTTCGGCCGACCCGGTCGAGGTCGGCCGCCGCGGGCACCTGCGCGTCCTGCGCTCGCCGGAATCCTGACGACGCATCCCGGCCATCCCGGCCATCGCAGCAGCCGCTCATCCCGGCACACCCTCGCGCACCTCGGCACATCGCGGTACCCGCTCATCCCGGTACGCCCCTCATCCCGGTATCCCGGTACTCCTCGATGCGCCGAACGTGGCCCGGCCGTCGGTCCGGCCTTGCTCCAACCCCACAGGGGCGGCGGCCGAGTTGGCGAGGTCGTGCCCGCCGGGTCTCCGGAAGTCCACCGAAGCTGTGTTCGGCGCCCTGGTGGTGACCGGTAGTTTGGGAATCCGGCCGGCGCCCCGCGGAGGGCACCGGCGACGACATCAGGGAAGGTTGCCGTGGCTGCTGATCTGTCGCAGATCGTGAAGGCGTACGACGTCCGCGGAGTGGTGCCGGATCAGTGGGACGAGTCCCTCGCCGAACTGTTCGGCGCCGCGTTCGTCACCGTGACGCAGGCCGACGCCATCGTCGTGGGCCACGACATGCGGCCCTCGTCGCCCGGCCTCTCCACGGCCTTCGCGCGCGGCGCGGCCGCCCTGGGCGCCGACGTCACCCTCATCGGCCTGTGCTCCACCGACCAGCTGTACTACGCGTCCGGCGCGCTCGACCTGCCGGGCGCGATGTTCACCGCCTCGCACAACCCGGCGCAGTACAACGGCATCAAGATGTGCCGCAAGGGCGCCGCCCCGGTCGGCCAGGACACCGGCCTCGCCGAGATCCGCGCCCTGGTCGAGCGATGGTCCGAGCAGGGCGCCCCGGCCGTCGCGGCGAAGGCGGGCACGATCACCGAGCGCGAGACGTTGACGGACTACGCGGCCCATCTCAAGGCCCTCGTCGACCTCTCGGCCATCCGCCCCCTGAAGGTCGTGGTCGACGCGGGCAACGGCATGGGTGGGCACACCGTGCCCACCGTCTTCGACGGCCTGCCCCTCGACCTGGTGCCGATGTACTTCGAGCTCGACGGCACCTTCCCCAACCACGAGGCCAACCCGCTCGACCCGGCGAACATCGTCGACCTCCAGGCCCGCGTCATCGCGGAGGGCGCCGACCTCGGCCTCGCCTTCGACGGCGACGCCGACCGCTGCTTCGTCGTCGACGAGCGGGGCGAGCCCGTGTCGCCCTCCGCGATCACGGCCCTGGTCGCCGCCCGCGAGCTCGCCCGCCACCCCGGCGGCACCGTGATCCACAACCTGATCACGTCCTGGTCCGTCCCCGAGGTCGTCCGCGAGAACGGGGGCACCCCCGTGCGCACCCGGGTCGGCCACTCCTTCATCAAGCAGGAGATGGCGGCCACCGGAGCGATCTTCGGCGGCGAGCACTCCGCGCACTACTACTTCGCCGACTTCTGGAACGCGGACACCGGCATGCTCGCCGCGCTCCACGTCCTGGCTGCGCTGGGCGGCCAGGAGGGCACGCTCTCCGGGCTCGTCGCCCAGTACGACCGCTACGCCGGCTCGGGCGAGATCAACTCCACCGTCGACGACCAGGCGGCCCGTGCGGCCGCGGTCCGCGCCGCGTACGAGGGCCACGCCGGTCTCACCCTGGACGAGCTCGACGGGCTGACCGTGACCGCCCAGGACTGGTGGTTCAACCTGCGCGCCTCCAACACCGAGCCCCTGCTCCGCCTCAACGTCGAAGCGCGGGACGCCGTGACCATGGCCAAGGTGCGCGACGAGGTCCTCGCGATCGTGCGCAGCTGACGGGCGCGGGGCGGGGTTCTCGCGGTTGTGCGCGGCCGACGGCGCGGGCGGGGTTCTCGCGGTTGTGCGCGGCCGACGGGTGCGGGACCGGGAGCCCCGTGATCGTCCGCGGCCGGTGCATGCGCGGCGGGCTCGGCGCGATCGTGCGCGGCGCCGCATCCGCAGCGGTCCCGTACGTACGGGACCGAAGACGCCCGCCCCGGCCGCCGGGGCGGGCTCCCGCGGCTGCCGAACGGCGTCCGCGGGCCTCCCTCCCCAGTAGGCACGCACCCCACCCACCCCAGCGGTAGGCTGACCTGGCCCCACTCGTGCGCACCCGTTGGCGCACAACAACGCAGCACGCCGAAGGGAATCTCATGCCGCTCGAAGCCGGCCTCCTCCAGATCCTCGCCTGCCCGGCGTGCCACGCCCCGCTCACCGACGAGACCGCGGCGGACGAGCCGGAGCTGATCTGCACCGGCAAGGCCTGCGGTCTCGCCTACCCCGTACGCGACGGCATCCCGGTCCTCCTGGTGGACGAGGCCCGCCGCCCCGCGTAAACGGGCCGCGAGACCCCGCGCCCTCAGCCCCGGTCAATCCAGGGCCCCGGTCACCCCAGGGCTCGGGTCAATCCAGGGCCCCGTCACCCCAGGGCTCCGGTCAATCCCAGTGCCGGTGCCCCCAGTTCCCGTACATCCCGCGCCCCAGTCCCGGTAACCCGTCCCTGCAGAGCCGGAGGCCGACCCCCATGCTCGACGAGTCGTTGCTCGATGCACCGGAAGCCCTCGCGAGGGCGGACCGCCGAGGGCTGTTGCGCGGCGCGGCGGAGGCGGGCGCCCGCGTCCGTACCGCGGCCCGGCACGCGGCGGAGGCGGGCATCGCCGAGCTGAAACCGGAGGGCCGCCCCCGCTCCGTACTGATCGCGGGCCCCGGCACCGCCGCGGCCGGCGTCGCCGACCTGATCACGGCGCTCGCGGGCGCCTCCGCGCCGGTCACCCGCCTGGAATCGAGCGGCGTCGCACCCGCCGCGGGCGCCCTGCGCTGGACCCTTCCCGGCTGGGCGGGCTCCGTCGACCTGTTGCTCATCACCACCACCGACGGCTCCGAGCCCGGCCTCGCCCTCCTCGCCGAACAGGCGTACCGCAGGGGCTGCAACGTCGTCGCGGTCGCCCCGCAGCGCTCCCCGCTCGCCGAGGCCGTCGACGGGGTGCACGGCCTGGTCGTGCCGATGGCGTCGGGCCCCTTCGAGCCCGACGAGGCGGAGATGTCCGCCGCGAGCCCGGGTGCCCTGTGGTCCCTGTTCACCCCGCTGCTCGCGCTGCTCGACCGGGTCGGCCTGCTCAGCGCGCCTCCCGAGATCATCGAGAAGGTCGCGGCGCGCCTGGACCGCACCGCCGAGCGGTGCGGCCCGGCCATCGCGACCTACGGCAATCCGGCCAAGACCCTCGCCTCCGAGCTGGCCGAATCGCTCCCGCTCATCTGGACCGAGGGCGTGGGCGCGGCCCCCGCGGGGCGCCGGTTCGCCGCCGTGCTCAGCGAGTTGTCGGGTCACCCGGCGCTCGCCGCCGAACTCCCCGAGGCGCTGCCCGCCCACGGCGTGCTGCTCGCGGGCTCGCTCGCGGCGGGCGCCGACCCCGACGACTTCTTCCGCGACCGGGTCGACGAGCCGGAGCGGCTGCACGCGCGGGTCGTCCTCCTGCGCGACCGGCCCGCCGGCGGACTCTCCGCCGCCCCCGCCGCCCGTGAACTGGCCCTGAGCCACGACGCCCCGATCAGCGAGCTCGAACCCGAGGAGGGCAGCGAGCTCGAATGCCTCGCCGAGCTCCTGGCCATCGCCGACTTCGCGACCGTCTACCTCACGATCGCGTCCGCCTGACCCCGTCCGTCCGGAGCACATCCCGTCCGGAGCACATCCCGTCCGGAGCACATCCCGGCCGGAAACAGACCCCCACCCCCGCACGCCGGCCGGAGCAGACCCCGGCCGGAAACGGCCCCGGCCCGCAGGCCCGCCCGGCCGCCTCAGATCCCAGCAACCGAACCGCCCGGGTCCGCTCCCGGCAGCCGAAAGAGAACACAGGACCATGGACCGTCTCACCAACCCCATCCGTCCCTACGCCTGGGGCTCCACCACCCTCATCCCGGGTCTCCTCGGCACCGCGCCCACCGACGAGCCGCAGGCCGAGATGTGGATGGGAGCCCACCCCATGGCCCCTTCCCGCCTCGACCGGGGCGCGGGTACGACATCGTTGTCAGACGTGATCGCGGCGGATCCCGCGGGTGAACTGGGCCGTGCCTCCGTGGCCCGGTTCGGCCCCCGCCTGCCCTTCCTCCTGAAGCTGCTCGCCGCCGACGCACCCCTCTCGCTCCAGGTCCACCCCGACCTCGCGCAGGCGAAGGAGGGGTACGAGGCTGAGGAGCGGGCCGGGATCCCGCTCGACGCACCGCACC
Encoded here:
- a CDS encoding DUF3499 domain-containing protein, giving the protein MGESRRGPVKSEVPSNVVSPVRRCSRTACGRPAVATLTYVYADSTAVLGPLATYAEPHCYDLCAEHSERLTAPRGWEVVRLTDGSAPARPSGDDLEALANAVREAARPQERAAEAGGRSADPVEVGRRGHLRVLRSPES
- a CDS encoding phosphomannomutase/phosphoglucomutase, translated to MAADLSQIVKAYDVRGVVPDQWDESLAELFGAAFVTVTQADAIVVGHDMRPSSPGLSTAFARGAAALGADVTLIGLCSTDQLYYASGALDLPGAMFTASHNPAQYNGIKMCRKGAAPVGQDTGLAEIRALVERWSEQGAPAVAAKAGTITERETLTDYAAHLKALVDLSAIRPLKVVVDAGNGMGGHTVPTVFDGLPLDLVPMYFELDGTFPNHEANPLDPANIVDLQARVIAEGADLGLAFDGDADRCFVVDERGEPVSPSAITALVAARELARHPGGTVIHNLITSWSVPEVVRENGGTPVRTRVGHSFIKQEMAATGAIFGGEHSAHYYFADFWNADTGMLAALHVLAALGGQEGTLSGLVAQYDRYAGSGEINSTVDDQAARAAAVRAAYEGHAGLTLDELDGLTVTAQDWWFNLRASNTEPLLRLNVEARDAVTMAKVRDEVLAIVRS
- a CDS encoding Trm112 family protein, which translates into the protein MPLEAGLLQILACPACHAPLTDETAADEPELICTGKACGLAYPVRDGIPVLLVDEARRPA
- a CDS encoding SIS domain-containing protein, producing MLDESLLDAPEALARADRRGLLRGAAEAGARVRTAARHAAEAGIAELKPEGRPRSVLIAGPGTAAAGVADLITALAGASAPVTRLESSGVAPAAGALRWTLPGWAGSVDLLLITTTDGSEPGLALLAEQAYRRGCNVVAVAPQRSPLAEAVDGVHGLVVPMASGPFEPDEAEMSAASPGALWSLFTPLLALLDRVGLLSAPPEIIEKVAARLDRTAERCGPAIATYGNPAKTLASELAESLPLIWTEGVGAAPAGRRFAAVLSELSGHPALAAELPEALPAHGVLLAGSLAAGADPDDFFRDRVDEPERLHARVVLLRDRPAGGLSAAPAARELALSHDAPISELEPEEGSELECLAELLAIADFATVYLTIASA